In Alosa sapidissima isolate fAloSap1 chromosome 11, fAloSap1.pri, whole genome shotgun sequence, a single window of DNA contains:
- the glcea gene encoding glucuronic acid epimerase a, with protein MRCLVARVNYKTLIVICAVFTLITVLLWNRCSNEPPPSPAHPPPAPTAEADALDRPEAPPIAREVPYEEIECLINEDTTIKGRREGAEVFLPFTWVEKYFGVYGRIAQYDGAERFEFSHSYSKVYTQREPYHPDGVFMSFEGYNVEVRERVKCISGAEGVPVSTQWGPQGYFYPIQIAQYGLSHYSKNLTERPPSVELYDRPEGTVEGPSPWTIPKGCALTRVRDFARATSTRQFSAPDNCPGISLTLGNSRDFVLAFDVKFLTNGSVSVVLETSEKGPPFVIHYVTSSLLLAYKEREVTYGIGARAVWSTVTRDLLTDLRKGVGLSNTKVARPVRVVPRRVVELQLRGSGFIDNITISSTAHRAAFLCASRWLLRHQDERGGWPIWVARRLGEGFRPLEPGWYSAMAQGQAMSTLVRAYLLTHDPAFLSAALRATGPLKRTVDQHGVRAVFMNKFDWYEEYPTTPSSFVLNGFIYALIGLYDVAETAGDKLGREAEVLFSRGIESLKAMLPLFDTGSGTVYDLRHFVLGTAPNVARWDYHTTHINQLQLLASFHSTPIFRDYLKRWKTYLKGGRAKHN; from the exons ATGCGTTGCCTGGTGGCGCGGGTCAACTATAAGACACTGATAGTGATCTGTGCTGTGTTCACCCTCATTACTGTCCTGCTGTGGAACCGCTGCTCCAACGAGCCCCCGCCCAGCCCGGCCCACCCCCCACCAGCACCCACGGCCGAGGCCGATGCCCTCGACCGGCCAGAGGCCCCACCCATCGCCAGAGAGGTTCCGTACGAGGAGATCGAGTGCCTCATCAATGAAGATACCACCATCAAAGGCAGGCGTGAGGGGGCCGAGGTGTTCCTGCCCTTCACTTGGGTGGAGAAGTACTTTGGCGTGTACGGCAGGATTGCGCAGTATGACGGCGCAGAACGCTTTGAGTTCTCCCACAGCTACTCAAAGGTGTACACCCAGCGCGAGCCCTACCACCCCGATGGAGTCTTTATGTCGTTTGAGGGCTACAACGTGGAGGTGCGTGAGCGGGTCAAGTGCATCAGTGGAGCAGAGG GAGTCCCAGTGTCCACACAGTGGGGCCCTCAGGGCTACTTCTATCCCATCCAGATCGCCCAGTACGGTCTGAGCCACTACAGCAAGAACCTGACGGAGCGACCGCCCAGTGTGGAGCTCTACGACCGGCCGGAGGGCACGGTTGAAGGCCCCAGCCCCTGGACCATTCCAAAGGGGTGTGCCCTCACAAGAGTCCGTGACTTTGCACGCGCCACATCCACACGACAGTTCAGTGCCCCAG ATAATTGTCCAGGCATCTCTCTGACTCTGGGTAACTCCAGGGACTTTGTCCTCGCATTCGACGTGAAGTTCCTGACCAACGGGAGTGTGTCCGTGGTGCTGGAGACGTCAGAAAAAGGCCCTCCGTTTGTCATTCACTACGTTACTAGCTCTCTACTGCTAGCCTACAAGGAACGCGAGGTCACCTACGGCATCGGCGCCAGGGCCGTGTGGAGCACGGTGACACGCGACCTGCTGACGGACCTGCGGAAAGGCGTGGGTCTGTCCAACACCAAGGTGGCACGGCCAGTGAGGGTGGTGCCACGGCGAGTGGTGGAGCTGCAGCTGCGGGGCTCCGGCTTCATCGACAACATCACCATCTCGTCCACCGCCCATCGCGCCGCCTTCCTCTGTGCCAGCCGCTGGCTGCTGCGGCACCAGGACGAGCGTGGAGGCTGGCCCATCTGGGTGGCGCGGAGGCTGGGCGAGGGCTTCCGGCCACTGGAGCCTGGCTGGTACTCCGCCATGGCGCAGGGCCAGGCCATGTCCACGCTGGTACGTGCCTACCTGCTGACCCACGACCCGGCCTTCCTCAGCGCCGCGCTGCGCGCCACCGGGCCCCTGAAACGCACCGTCGATCAGCACGGGGTGAGGGCCGTGTTCATGAACAAGTTCGATTGGTACGAGGAGTACCCCACCACGCCCAGCTCGTTTGTGCTCAACGGCTTCATCTACGCCCTCATTGGGCTGTACGACGTGGCCGAAACAGCGGGAGACAAGCTGGGCCGCGAGGCGGAGGTTCTCTTCAGCCGAGGAATCGAGTCTCTCAAGGCCATGCTGCCTCTCTTTGACACCGGCTCCGGCACCGTCTACGATCTGCGTCACTTTGTCTTAGGCACGGCCCCCAACGTGGCTCGCTGGGactaccacaccacacacatcaaccagCTGCAGCTCCTCGCCTCCTTCCACAGCACCCCCATCTTCAGAGACTACCTCAAGCGCTGGAAGACCTACCTGAAAGGAGGCCGTGCCAAGCACAACTAG